One stretch of Centroberyx gerrardi isolate f3 chromosome 13, fCenGer3.hap1.cur.20231027, whole genome shotgun sequence DNA includes these proteins:
- the LOC139932908 gene encoding ras-related protein Rap-2b-like translates to MREYKVVVLGSGGVGKSALTVQFVTGSFIEKYDPTIEDFYRKEIEVDSSPSVLEILDTAGTEQFASMRDLYIKNGQGFILVYSLVNQQSFQDIKPMRDQIIRVKRYERVPMILVGNKVDLEGEREVSSGEGKALAQDWSCPFMETSAKNKGSVDELFAEIVRQMNYSTVPSGGDQCCSCVLL, encoded by the coding sequence ATGAGGGAGTATAAAGTGGTTGTTTTGGGATCGGGCGGAGTCGGTAAATCCGCGTTGACTGTCCAGTTCGTGACGGGATCCTTCATCGAGAAGTACGACCCCACGATAGAGGATTTCTACAGGAAGGAAATCGAGGTGGACTCGTCTCCGTCGGTGCTGGAAATCCTGGACACGGCGGGGACCGAGCAGTTCGCCTCCATGCGAGACCTGTACATCAAAAACGGCCAGGGGTTTATTTTGGTCTACAGCCTGGTCAACCAGCAGAGCTTCCAGGACATCAAGCCGATGAGGGATCAGATCATCCGCGTGAAACGATACGAGAGGGTGCCCATGATCTTGGTGGGGAACAAGGTGGacctggagggggagagggaggtctCTTCCGGGGAAGGCAAGGCGCTGGCCCAGGACTGGAGCTGCCCGTTTATGGAAACTTCAGCCAAAAATAAAGGATCGGTCGACGAACTCTTCGCAGAAATAGTCAGGCAGATGAACTATTCTACTGTTCCCAGTGGCGGCGACCAGTGCTGTTCATGTGtcctgctttaa